Proteins encoded together in one Caldicellulosiruptor saccharolyticus DSM 8903 window:
- the ilvN gene encoding acetolactate synthase small subunit, with protein MKYTLSVLVENHPGVLSRVAGLFSRRGFNIDSLAVGVTEDPTISRMTIVVNGDDYIVEQVTKQLNKLIDVIKVKKLNPKEAVERELALIKVNANSQTRSDIIQITEIFRANIVDVSKETLTIEISGDEDKIEALIELLKQYGIREVVRTGLIAIERGNKVISKSKSEEDD; from the coding sequence GTGAAGTACACACTTTCTGTTTTAGTTGAGAACCACCCGGGTGTACTGTCTAGAGTTGCAGGACTTTTTTCAAGAAGAGGTTTTAATATAGACAGCCTTGCTGTTGGTGTTACAGAAGACCCTACAATATCCCGCATGACAATTGTTGTAAATGGAGATGACTACATTGTGGAGCAGGTGACAAAACAACTGAATAAACTTATTGATGTTATAAAGGTCAAAAAGCTAAACCCAAAAGAAGCTGTTGAAAGAGAGCTTGCGCTTATCAAAGTAAATGCTAATTCTCAGACACGTTCAGACATTATTCAAATAACAGAAATTTTCAGAGCAAACATTGTGGATGTGTCAAAAGAAACACTTACAATTGAGATTTCAGGTGATGAGGACAAGATTGAAGCACTAATTGAGCTTTTAAAACAATATGGCATTCGTGAGGTAGTCCGTACAGGACTTATTGCGATAGAACGAGGAAACAAAGTTATATCAAAATCTAAGTCTGAGGAGGATGATTAG
- a CDS encoding amidohydrolase family protein produces MIIDFHTHCFPDELAPRAMSKLSQNSGMPYYHNGTLSGLKESAKKAGIDMCVVLPIATKPQQTRTINKWALSVMEENKDIICFGTVHPEFDEWKEEIRWLKENGFAGIKFHPDYQDFFVDDIKMYPIYDAIFQNDMIILFHSGVDPAFMPPYHCTPKKLHKVLKDFSGTKIVAAHMGGYRFFEETLECLIGEDVYLDTSFFFGEVDIQNPEEIFRNHGIDKILFATDSPWKDQKREVEYVNSLRLSEEEKEKIFWKNAQQLLGLKIVHRAK; encoded by the coding sequence ATGATTATAGACTTTCACACCCACTGTTTTCCAGATGAACTTGCACCAAGAGCAATGTCAAAGCTTTCACAAAATTCTGGTATGCCATATTATCACAATGGTACTTTGTCAGGTTTGAAAGAGTCTGCTAAAAAAGCTGGAATTGACATGTGTGTAGTTCTGCCCATTGCAACAAAACCTCAGCAAACAAGGACAATTAACAAATGGGCCTTGTCGGTAATGGAAGAAAACAAGGACATAATTTGTTTTGGCACAGTTCATCCTGAGTTTGATGAATGGAAAGAAGAGATAAGGTGGTTAAAAGAAAACGGGTTTGCTGGAATAAAATTTCACCCTGATTATCAGGATTTTTTTGTGGATGACATAAAGATGTATCCAATCTATGATGCTATTTTCCAAAACGATATGATTATACTTTTTCACAGTGGAGTTGACCCGGCTTTTATGCCACCTTACCATTGTACACCAAAAAAGCTTCATAAGGTCCTAAAAGATTTTTCGGGTACAAAGATAGTTGCAGCGCATATGGGTGGGTACAGATTTTTTGAAGAGACGCTTGAGTGCTTGATAGGTGAAGATGTGTATCTTGATACATCCTTTTTCTTTGGTGAGGTTGATATACAAAATCCAGAAGAGATTTTCAGAAATCATGGGATAGATAAGATTTTATTTGCAACAGACTCTCCATGGAAAGACCAGAAAAGAGAAGTTGAGTATGTAAATAGCTTAAGACTTTCTGAAGAAGAGAAAGAAAAGATTTTTTGGAAGAATGCACAGCAGCTACTTGGACTTAAAATTGTCCATAGGGCAAAGTGA
- a CDS encoding ferritin-like domain-containing protein, which translates to MSKKIENILKFGMKMEKNAQDFYSFYANSLQDENLKKLFEEFVKIEQEHYKYLENILKSLGSQEPPISISWVVDDQNKMVDPHILVDNSKILETDFSDLTILRLAYLIESDFAAFYKHVAEKVEDGNVKGLLLHLAKWEEEHEKYFKERYHSLMKKEWEEIDLF; encoded by the coding sequence ATGAGTAAAAAGATTGAGAACATATTGAAGTTTGGAATGAAGATGGAGAAAAATGCGCAAGACTTTTATTCTTTCTACGCAAATAGCCTGCAGGATGAAAATCTTAAGAAACTTTTTGAAGAGTTTGTAAAGATTGAGCAAGAACATTATAAGTATCTTGAGAATATTCTAAAAAGTCTGGGCAGCCAAGAACCACCAATTTCAATTTCATGGGTTGTAGATGACCAGAACAAAATGGTAGACCCGCACATATTAGTTGATAACTCCAAGATTTTGGAAACTGACTTTTCAGACCTTACAATTTTAAGGCTTGCATACCTGATTGAAAGCGACTTTGCTGCATTTTATAAACACGTTGCTGAAAAGGTTGAAGATGGCAATGTAAAAGGTTTGCTTCTACATCTTGCCAAGTGGGAAGAGGAACATGAAAAATATTTCAAAGAAAGGTACCATAGCCTTATGAAAAAAGAGTGGGAAGAAATTGATTTGTTTTAA
- the ilvB gene encoding biosynthetic-type acetolactate synthase large subunit, with protein sequence MKNKMTVARAMVEVLRSEGVEIIFGIPGAAIYPFYDALYDSNIKHVLVRTEQAAVHEASGFARTTGKVGVCVATSGPGATNLITGIATAYMDSVPIVAITGQVNSSLIGRDVFQEVDITGATAPFTKHNYLVKDPKKIVKILKEAFYIASTGRHGPVLIDVPIDVQMQEIEFELPKDIDIPGYKPKEKGHPLQIKRAVEAIENSQRPVICSGGGVIASRASDELKILVEKQKIPVISTLMGIGCIPTDHPYYLGMIGSHGQKEANLALRQADLLIVIGARLADRALGDTKVTDNMKIIHIDIDPAEIGKNVDTNVPIVGDAKQVLSEINKRISERKDFWAHEIKAQKKVLPDDDKLHPCDVLREISRAYNGDYIITTDVGQHQIWAAHNLYIKEPGTFITSGGLGTMGYGVPAAIGAKFGRPDKEVISITGDGSFQMLLQELATIKREQVPIKIVLFNNTRLGMVYELQKKRCTGRFIATCLDGNPDFMILAKAYGIESMRLESKEKLKEAIETMKSHKGPFLLEVVTSPDEPTIP encoded by the coding sequence ATGAAGAATAAAATGACGGTAGCACGGGCAATGGTAGAGGTTTTAAGGAGCGAAGGTGTAGAGATTATCTTTGGCATTCCAGGTGCTGCAATATATCCGTTTTATGATGCTCTTTATGACTCTAACATAAAGCATGTCCTTGTGAGAACAGAACAGGCAGCAGTTCATGAGGCAAGTGGGTTTGCGCGCACAACAGGTAAAGTGGGTGTGTGCGTTGCAACCTCTGGACCTGGTGCGACAAATCTGATAACTGGTATTGCCACTGCCTATATGGATTCTGTTCCAATCGTTGCAATAACAGGTCAGGTGAATTCAAGTTTAATTGGAAGGGATGTATTCCAAGAAGTTGACATAACGGGGGCAACAGCTCCTTTTACAAAACACAATTATTTGGTAAAAGACCCAAAGAAGATTGTAAAGATTTTAAAAGAGGCATTTTATATAGCTTCGACAGGACGGCATGGTCCTGTTTTAATAGATGTTCCAATAGATGTACAGATGCAGGAGATTGAGTTTGAACTTCCAAAAGACATAGATATTCCGGGCTACAAGCCAAAAGAAAAAGGACATCCTCTTCAGATAAAAAGGGCTGTTGAAGCAATTGAGAATTCTCAAAGACCAGTTATATGTAGCGGCGGTGGCGTGATTGCTTCGAGAGCCTCAGATGAGTTAAAAATATTGGTTGAAAAACAAAAAATACCTGTAATTTCAACCCTAATGGGAATTGGCTGTATTCCTACAGACCATCCTTATTATCTTGGCATGATAGGCTCACATGGTCAGAAAGAGGCAAATTTAGCGCTCAGACAAGCAGACCTTTTAATTGTGATAGGTGCGCGGCTTGCAGACAGGGCGCTGGGTGATACAAAAGTTACTGACAATATGAAAATTATTCATATAGACATTGATCCTGCTGAGATAGGAAAAAATGTTGATACAAATGTGCCAATTGTTGGCGATGCAAAACAGGTGCTTTCAGAGATTAATAAAAGAATTTCAGAAAGAAAAGATTTTTGGGCTCATGAGATTAAAGCGCAAAAGAAAGTTCTTCCAGATGATGACAAGCTTCATCCTTGTGATGTGCTAAGAGAAATTTCAAGGGCATACAATGGTGATTATATAATCACAACTGATGTTGGTCAGCATCAGATTTGGGCGGCTCATAATCTATATATCAAAGAACCAGGAACCTTTATAACTTCGGGTGGACTTGGCACAATGGGATATGGAGTTCCTGCGGCAATTGGTGCAAAGTTTGGAAGACCTGATAAGGAGGTAATTAGCATCACCGGCGATGGAAGTTTCCAAATGCTTTTACAGGAGCTTGCAACAATAAAAAGAGAACAAGTGCCCATTAAAATTGTCCTTTTCAACAACACAAGGCTTGGAATGGTATACGAACTTCAGAAGAAAAGATGCACAGGCAGGTTTATTGCAACATGCTTAGATGGCAACCCTGACTTTATGATATTGGCAAAGGCCTATGGAATTGAGAGTATGAGGCTTGAGAGTAAGGAAAAGTTAAAAGAAGCTATTGAGACCATGAAAAGCCACAAGGGTCCGTTTTTGCTTGAAGTTGTGACAAGTCCTGACGAGCCAACTATACCTTAA
- a CDS encoding IS110-like element ISCsa4 family transposase, with protein MKYTQNEKILQVTERTLVVGVDIAKERHVGRAFDFRGVELGKRIEFENRKEGMEKFLDWANKIMKANGKDNMIVGIEPTGHYWLCFEQYLRENGIKVVLVNPFHVKRSKELDDNTQTKSDIKDPKTIAMLVKDGRYTEPNIPEGIYAEMRVAMNIYERLQKQLNVLKNQIINWLDMYFPEFLEVFSDWEGKVALLTLKEMPLPCDVVENEVEGIIEYWRDKVDRRAVSRRRAMDLVEAAKRSIGKKEGRKLARQEIKYLLSQYELLKKQIEEIEAEMAELLREVPNGEELLKIKGVGVKTAVGFISEVGDIKRYEDARQIQKLAGLNIVENSSGKYKGQTCISKRGRGRLRSSLFKAMITIVAKNEEFKQLHRYYTTRENNPLKKKQSLIALCCKLIRVFYAILKKGVKYDGNKMLSDIKREALARTA; from the coding sequence TTGAAGTATACACAAAATGAAAAGATATTACAAGTAACAGAGAGAACTTTAGTTGTAGGAGTAGATATAGCAAAGGAAAGGCATGTAGGCAGAGCATTTGATTTTAGAGGAGTGGAGCTTGGCAAGAGAATAGAGTTTGAGAATAGGAAAGAAGGTATGGAGAAATTTTTGGATTGGGCAAATAAGATAATGAAAGCAAATGGCAAAGACAACATGATAGTAGGGATAGAGCCTACAGGGCATTACTGGCTGTGCTTTGAGCAGTATCTGAGAGAGAATGGCATAAAAGTGGTTTTAGTGAATCCTTTTCACGTGAAGAGGAGCAAGGAGCTTGATGATAATACGCAAACTAAGAGCGATATAAAGGATCCGAAGACGATAGCGATGCTTGTGAAGGATGGAAGATATACAGAGCCAAATATACCCGAGGGTATATATGCTGAGATGAGAGTAGCGATGAACATATATGAAAGGCTTCAAAAACAGCTGAACGTTTTAAAAAATCAAATAATCAACTGGCTCGATATGTATTTTCCAGAGTTTTTAGAAGTATTTTCTGATTGGGAAGGCAAGGTAGCGCTATTGACCCTAAAAGAGATGCCATTGCCTTGTGATGTAGTGGAAAATGAAGTGGAAGGGATTATAGAGTACTGGCGTGACAAAGTAGATAGGCGAGCGGTTAGTCGCAGGAGGGCGATGGATTTAGTAGAGGCTGCCAAAAGGAGTATAGGTAAAAAAGAAGGGAGAAAGCTGGCAAGACAAGAGATAAAATATTTGCTGAGTCAATATGAGCTTTTAAAGAAGCAGATAGAAGAGATAGAAGCCGAGATGGCAGAGCTTTTGAGAGAGGTGCCGAATGGAGAGGAACTGCTTAAAATAAAAGGTGTTGGTGTAAAAACGGCAGTTGGCTTTATTTCTGAGGTTGGAGATATAAAGAGGTATGAGGATGCGAGACAGATACAGAAATTGGCGGGACTCAATATAGTTGAGAATAGTTCTGGCAAGTACAAGGGTCAGACGTGTATAAGTAAAAGAGGGCGAGGGAGGCTCAGAAGTAGCTTGTTCAAGGCCATGATTACAATAGTAGCAAAGAATGAAGAATTTAAGCAGCTGCACAGGTATTACACCACGCGAGAGAACAATCCCTTGAAGAAGAAGCAATCATTAATAGCACTGTGTTGTAAATTGATAAGGGTATTTTATGCGATTTTGAAAAAAGGCGTAAAGTATGATGGGAACAAGATGTTGAGCGATATAAAGAGAGAGGCTTTAGCAAGGACAGCGTGA
- a CDS encoding GNAT family N-acetyltransferase: MSYIRLAKIEDVAIMSRIHALTWKEAYKGLIPQEYLNGISEDKWIKPFIDALSNKLHEAAIINNGETDAGCVCFGKSRDGEAGYGKIISIYVLPAYWSTRQGYELMNFALNRLKKQNFDYCHLWVLEGNTRALNFYERYGFRSDNKVRIINIVGVNLRELRYSIKL, encoded by the coding sequence TTGAGTTATATAAGGTTAGCTAAAATTGAAGATGTAGCTATTATGAGTAGAATACACGCTTTAACGTGGAAAGAAGCTTATAAAGGTTTGATACCGCAAGAATATCTAAATGGGATTTCGGAAGATAAATGGATCAAGCCATTTATCGATGCGTTATCTAATAAATTGCATGAAGCGGCGATAATAAATAATGGAGAAACTGATGCTGGATGTGTTTGTTTTGGTAAATCGCGTGATGGAGAAGCTGGATATGGAAAGATCATATCTATATATGTTTTACCAGCATATTGGTCAACCAGGCAAGGTTATGAATTAATGAATTTTGCTTTAAATAGATTGAAAAAGCAAAATTTTGATTATTGTCACCTTTGGGTTTTGGAAGGTAATACGAGAGCTTTGAATTTTTATGAAAGGTATGGGTTCAGAAGTGATAATAAAGTAAGAATAATTAATATTGTAGGGGTAAATTTGAGAGAATTAAGGTATTCTATTAAATTATAA
- a CDS encoding SDR family NAD(P)-dependent oxidoreductase gives MRKDFWEDKIVIITGVTSGLGKEMTKILLKKGAKVVAISRSKESLKGLQNELISFSKNLFLIKADVSFRKDCEDAFKIIKDKLKTADFLINNAGVGLRCEVEEIEDLDLKRVFDTNFFGAFYMMKYGIAFFKELGGGTIVNICSLGVKRPVPFTGGYTASKAALSTIADVARMELKKYNINILNAYPGSILTSFRKKALGKPYPEDEVRLSRLSPDVAARRIIRGIEKSRKEIYTSKKDYIFVLFTRLFPHISDFIVEKAFEKRLKGL, from the coding sequence ATGAGAAAAGATTTCTGGGAAGATAAGATAGTTATTATTACAGGGGTAACGTCTGGTCTGGGGAAGGAAATGACAAAGATTTTACTTAAAAAAGGTGCAAAGGTTGTTGCCATTTCAAGGTCAAAAGAGTCTTTAAAAGGGCTTCAGAATGAGCTCATTAGTTTTTCGAAAAATCTCTTTTTGATAAAGGCTGACGTGAGCTTCAGAAAAGATTGTGAAGATGCATTTAAGATCATAAAAGATAAGCTAAAAACGGCAGATTTCTTAATTAACAACGCAGGAGTTGGCTTGAGATGTGAAGTGGAAGAAATAGAGGATCTTGATCTTAAAAGGGTATTTGATACTAACTTTTTTGGTGCATTTTACATGATGAAGTATGGAATAGCCTTTTTCAAAGAACTAGGAGGAGGCACAATTGTAAATATTTGTTCACTTGGTGTGAAAAGACCTGTGCCATTTACAGGTGGATACACAGCATCAAAGGCAGCACTTTCAACCATAGCTGATGTTGCAAGAATGGAGCTTAAAAAATATAACATAAATATTTTAAATGCATATCCAGGTTCTATTTTAACAAGCTTTAGAAAAAAAGCTTTAGGAAAGCCATATCCAGAAGATGAAGTCCGGCTTTCAAGGCTTTCGCCGGATGTTGCTGCAAGAAGAATTATCAGAGGTATAGAGAAAAGCAGAAAAGAGATCTACACATCTAAAAAAGACTATATATTTGTGCTTTTTACCCGCCTTTTTCCACACATTTCAGATTTTATCGTTGAAAAGGCATTTGAAAAGAGGTTAAAAGGATTATAA
- a CDS encoding MBL fold metallo-hydrolase translates to MRAKIIVNNWTFKGGYLAEHGLSILIEKDEKRILFDCGQTNAIVKNIEKMGVDFDFDAIVLSHAHYDHIGGLKFLIDKTDCNIWVHNGFFEKKFAKREGEYKFIGESFEGFEMARFKIVNEDVYEVFDGIYLVNAISGKESEEFYILKDGKYQKDTFIEEQSLVVKEDDKLILIVGCSHNGIENIIGKVEKYFSKSIFAVIGGFHLKNFQQDDFKELCEFFKNKRIYKLVPLHCSGTEALIHFGNKMANKLKVCGVGDVIEI, encoded by the coding sequence TTGAGAGCCAAAATAATTGTCAATAATTGGACGTTCAAAGGTGGGTATTTAGCAGAACACGGTCTTTCAATTTTGATTGAAAAAGATGAGAAAAGAATTTTGTTTGACTGTGGACAGACAAATGCCATAGTGAAAAACATTGAGAAGATGGGTGTAGACTTTGATTTTGATGCAATTGTTCTGAGCCATGCCCATTATGACCACATAGGTGGTCTTAAATTTCTTATTGATAAAACAGATTGTAATATTTGGGTGCACAATGGATTTTTTGAGAAAAAGTTTGCCAAAAGAGAAGGGGAGTATAAATTTATAGGTGAAAGTTTTGAAGGGTTTGAGATGGCAAGATTTAAGATTGTCAATGAAGATGTCTATGAGGTATTTGATGGTATATATTTGGTGAATGCTATCTCAGGCAAAGAGTCTGAAGAGTTTTACATTCTGAAAGATGGCAAATACCAAAAAGATACATTTATAGAAGAGCAATCTCTTGTAGTCAAGGAAGATGACAAACTTATACTTATTGTTGGTTGCAGTCATAATGGAATTGAGAATATTATAGGCAAGGTGGAAAAATACTTTTCTAAAAGCATCTTTGCAGTAATTGGTGGATTTCATTTAAAAAATTTTCAACAAGATGATTTTAAAGAACTCTGTGAGTTTTTCAAGAATAAGAGAATCTATAAACTTGTACCTCTTCACTGCTCTGGGACAGAAGCATTAATTCATTTTGGTAATAAAATGGCAAATAAGCTAAAAGTTTGTGGTGTGGGAGATGTGATTGAAATATAA